In the Candidatus Eisenbacteria bacterium genome, GGAGCGGCTCGTCCAGGTCGGCCTCTCGGCTCGCGGTCCGCATCCTCGCGACGGAAACGTGTGCATAATCCAGGCTTCCGATCCGTCCCTCGAACGCACTCCGTTTCTAGGATCGATGCCCGCCGCGCCGCTCCTCCCGCCGGAGGATCGAGAGGAGCCCCGCGAAGTCGCTCGGCGCTTCCGCCTCGAACGCCATCTCCGCGCCGGTGCGCGGATGCCGGAAGCGGAGCCGCCAGGCGTGGAGCGCTTGCCGGTCGATCGCTTCGAGCGCCCGCTCCGCCGAGCGACGGTGCTCGCTCGGCAGCGCCGCGAGCGCCTTCCGCCTCCCGCCGTACTCCGGATCGCCGAAGACCGGGTGCCCGGCGTGCGCGAAGTGGACCCGGATCTGATGCGTCCGCCCCGACTCGAGCGCCACCTCCGTGAGACAAGCGTAAAGGAAACGCTCCCGCGACGTAAACCGGGAAACCGCCTCCTTCCCCTTCTCCGTCACCGCCATCTTTTTCCGATCGCGCCGGGAGCGCCCGATCGGCGCGCGGATCACTCCCTTGTCGGGGGGAAAGCCCCAGACGACGGCGAGGTACTGCCGTTCGACATCTCGTCTCTCGATCGCGCGCGAAAGCGCGAGGTGCGCCTCCCGGGTCTTCGCCGCGACGAGAAGTCCCGACGTGTCCTTGTCGAGCCGGTGAACGATCCCCGGTCGGACCGCCTCTCCGGCGTCGGAGAGGGTCCCGCACCGGGAGAGAAGCGCGTGCACGAGCGTTCCGGTGCGAACCCCCGCGCCCGGATGCACGACCATCCCCGCCGGCTTGACGACGACGATGAGGTCCTCATCCTCGTGGCGCACGTCGAGAGGGATCGCCTCCGGCACGAGGGCGGACGGCTCGGGAGGGGGGAGCGTTATCGTCACCGTCTCCCCCGCGGCGAGCTTGCGGCTCGCCCGCGCCGTCTTCCCGTCCACGAGGACCCTCCCCTCGCGGATCAGCTTCTGGCCGAAGGCGCGCGAGGGGAGCCCCGCGTCCTCCGCGAGAAACCGGTCGAGGCGGACCGCATCCCTCTCCGGAGGCACCAGGACCCTAACCGAGCGCGTCTCCTCCCGCATCCGTTTGCTTTCCATCGAAAGGATCGCCGGATCTCATCGATAGGAGAAAGAAGAGGGCGACGCCGGCGACGACCCAGGCGTCCGCCAGGTTGAACACCGGCCAGCGAAGGTCGCCGACGCCGACATCGAGAAAATCGATCACGCGTCCGAAGCGGAGGCGGTCGATCAGGTTGCCGATCGCGCCGCCGAGAACGAGGCCGATCGCCGTCCGCCCGCCCGGCGTGCGGATCCGCCCGCGCGCGGCGAGATAACCGAGCACGGCGACCGCCGCGATCGAGAGGACGGTGTAGAGGTTCCCGTGGTCGCGGAAGAGGCCGAACGCCCCGCCGGGATTCTGAACATGCGTGATCCGGAAGACGTCGCCGGCGACAGGGACCGAACGGCCGAGATCCAGCCTGGAGGCGACGATCGCCTTCGCGGCTTGGTCGAGGAGGAGCGCGCCCGCCCCGACGAGAACGGAAAAGAGAAGCCCGAGACGGGCCGGGGTCTTCACGGTCCCGATTGCCCTTCCTTCTCCTTGCACGCGGCGCAAAGACGCGCGTGGGGAACGATCTCGAGTCGCCCCTCGGGGATCGGCTCCCCGCAATCCTCGCAGATCCCGTACGTTCC is a window encoding:
- a CDS encoding RluA family pseudouridine synthase; the protein is MREETRSVRVLVPPERDAVRLDRFLAEDAGLPSRAFGQKLIREGRVLVDGKTARASRKLAAGETVTITLPPPEPSALVPEAIPLDVRHEDEDLIVVVKPAGMVVHPGAGVRTGTLVHALLSRCGTLSDAGEAVRPGIVHRLDKDTSGLLVAAKTREAHLALSRAIERRDVERQYLAVVWGFPPDKGVIRAPIGRSRRDRKKMAVTEKGKEAVSRFTSRERFLYACLTEVALESGRTHQIRVHFAHAGHPVFGDPEYGGRRKALAALPSEHRRSAERALEAIDRQALHAWRLRFRHPRTGAEMAFEAEAPSDFAGLLSILRREERRGGHRS
- the lspA gene encoding signal peptidase II, with amino-acid sequence MKTPARLGLLFSVLVGAGALLLDQAAKAIVASRLDLGRSVPVAGDVFRITHVQNPGGAFGLFRDHGNLYTVLSIAAVAVLGYLAARGRIRTPGGRTAIGLVLGGAIGNLIDRLRFGRVIDFLDVGVGDLRWPVFNLADAWVVAGVALFFLLSMRSGDPFDGKQTDAGGDALG